The following are encoded together in the Gemmatimonadota bacterium genome:
- a CDS encoding carboxypeptidase regulatory-like domain-containing protein, with amino-acid sequence MLTLAVALALATASPTRDASPQARATGAGDARRDTLSRVVHARDTLPRVVLATRDERTARRDSANRHRATAMGEVRGRVIDAGADVPLAAASLTIEGNGATRLATSALDGAFAFAGVSPGRYTLVVVRTAYRPTRLGIVVPEGSALVLDVQLTRLPVALAPMLVQASRDDEPALAPGFEAPATRYADGASSSRAATLLASPGGMSSALLGVLPSRRPTDPGGNRDGRTLFIWGAKDAGARVTLDGVPLGAPLHLGGLLPVVDEDLMAPARMWSGGAPARYDGGTDYVLDLRTRAANRDSLRLWGTFDVLSERIGGELPLGEGGSLLAGARRVHDGSLARRAGADPDYGYGDGLVRLQLRPSAGHELRATAFITNEALELPRDQGRDEARWGNRAGALAWERTRSSHGTLVRAGLSDAIIDLPLLTLRDGHLRADARRLSLLAEQRWGGTRAVTALGAEAERFDVQRAIDGDSLGGSIPAPPKEGPPCGVTAACSVAPNAARVTGTTTALYVDHRRLVASWLQLGVGLRGVIAPGMREGSRALLLPRLALEATPSSGSTVRVGVGSFSRAATLFDEANGVTVLQSTGLAAAAGADGAWMSQSTATQFEVGASQRWTHALLGVVAYWQRPQVTGLGQSALRHRGVDATWQYARGVTSFTASYSRVNREIRSWDADTSAELLTTRLEQVASLGAATHVWKVHGSLSASYAHGLSFASVVLERPNRANTSGTPSDLTGVGGASAPPTIPPQRSFLRVDASISGRICVAGPSCRLVLAPYARVLNALDRRDAIFFYRESPARNANRLGWVPALLSLGLRVDVARDR; translated from the coding sequence GTGCTGACCCTCGCGGTCGCCCTCGCCCTCGCGACCGCGTCGCCGACACGCGACGCGTCGCCGCAGGCGCGTGCGACCGGTGCTGGTGACGCCCGGCGCGACACGCTCTCGCGCGTCGTTCATGCGCGCGACACGCTTCCGCGCGTCGTCCTGGCAACGCGCGACGAGCGCACGGCGCGCCGCGACTCGGCGAATCGCCATCGTGCCACCGCCATGGGAGAGGTGCGCGGGCGAGTCATCGACGCAGGGGCCGACGTCCCGCTCGCCGCCGCCTCGCTCACCATCGAAGGGAATGGCGCCACGCGACTGGCCACCTCGGCGCTCGATGGCGCCTTCGCCTTCGCGGGAGTTTCGCCCGGGCGCTACACGCTCGTCGTGGTCCGTACCGCGTATCGCCCCACGCGCCTGGGCATCGTCGTCCCCGAAGGGTCGGCGCTCGTGCTCGATGTCCAGCTCACGCGCCTGCCCGTGGCGCTGGCCCCGATGTTGGTGCAGGCCTCACGCGATGACGAGCCCGCGCTCGCCCCCGGCTTCGAGGCACCGGCCACTCGTTATGCAGACGGGGCGAGCTCGAGCCGCGCCGCGACGCTCCTGGCCTCGCCCGGCGGGATGTCGAGCGCCCTGCTCGGTGTCCTCCCCAGCCGCCGCCCGACCGATCCCGGGGGCAATCGCGATGGGCGCACGCTCTTCATCTGGGGGGCCAAGGACGCCGGCGCCCGCGTGACACTCGACGGCGTCCCGCTCGGTGCGCCGTTGCACCTGGGAGGGCTGCTCCCCGTGGTCGACGAGGACCTCATGGCGCCGGCCCGCATGTGGTCTGGTGGAGCGCCCGCGCGCTACGACGGCGGGACCGACTACGTGCTCGATCTCCGCACGCGCGCGGCCAATCGCGACTCGTTGCGGCTGTGGGGGACGTTCGACGTGCTGTCGGAACGCATCGGGGGAGAGCTCCCGCTAGGCGAGGGCGGGAGCCTGCTCGCCGGGGCGCGACGTGTGCACGATGGCTCGCTCGCGCGCCGCGCCGGCGCCGACCCCGACTACGGGTATGGCGATGGACTCGTGCGGTTGCAGCTGCGGCCCTCGGCGGGCCACGAACTCCGCGCGACGGCCTTCATCACCAACGAGGCGCTCGAACTCCCGCGTGACCAGGGGCGCGACGAGGCGCGGTGGGGCAATCGCGCCGGCGCGCTCGCGTGGGAACGCACCCGGTCGTCGCACGGAACGTTGGTACGGGCCGGCCTCTCCGATGCCATCATCGACCTCCCGCTCCTGACCCTGCGCGACGGCCACCTGCGCGCCGACGCGCGGCGCCTGTCGCTGCTGGCCGAGCAACGATGGGGGGGAACGCGGGCGGTGACGGCGCTGGGGGCCGAGGCGGAGCGCTTCGATGTGCAGCGCGCCATCGACGGCGATTCGCTCGGCGGGTCGATCCCGGCGCCGCCGAAAGAAGGGCCGCCGTGCGGCGTCACCGCCGCGTGCAGCGTCGCCCCCAACGCGGCCCGCGTGACGGGGACCACGACCGCGCTGTACGTCGATCACCGGCGCCTCGTGGCCTCGTGGCTGCAGCTCGGCGTTGGACTCCGCGGCGTGATTGCGCCCGGGATGCGCGAGGGGTCACGTGCGCTCCTCCTGCCGCGCCTCGCGCTGGAGGCGACCCCCTCCAGTGGGAGCACGGTGCGGGTGGGCGTGGGGAGCTTTTCCCGGGCGGCCACGCTCTTCGACGAGGCGAACGGGGTGACCGTCCTCCAGTCCACGGGACTCGCCGCCGCCGCCGGTGCCGACGGGGCGTGGATGTCGCAATCCACCGCGACGCAGTTCGAGGTGGGAGCGTCGCAACGCTGGACGCACGCACTGCTGGGCGTCGTGGCCTACTGGCAGCGCCCGCAGGTGACCGGCCTTGGGCAAAGTGCGCTTCGCCATCGCGGCGTGGATGCCACCTGGCAGTACGCGCGTGGCGTCACGTCGTTCACGGCGAGCTACTCGCGCGTGAACCGCGAGATTCGTTCGTGGGATGCTGACACGTCGGCCGAACTCCTGACGACGCGCCTCGAGCAGGTCGCCTCGCTCGGAGCCGCGACCCATGTGTGGAAGGTGCACGGATCGCTGTCGGCATCGTACGCACACGGCCTCTCGTTCGCGTCGGTCGTGCTCGAGCGTCCGAACCGGGCCAACACGAGTGGAACGCCGAGCGACCTAACGGGTGTCGGTGGGGCGTCGGCGCCGCCGACGATTCCCCCGCAGCGATCGTTCCTTCGGGTCGATGCTTCGATCAGCGGGCGCATCTGTGTGGCCGGCCCGTCGTGCCGGCTGGTGCTGGCGCCGTATGCCCGCGTCCTCAACGCGCTCGATCGCCGTGACGCGATCTTCTTCTATCGCGAGTCGCCGGCGCGCAACGCGAATCGACTGGGTTGGGTCCCGGCGCTGCTCTCGCTCGGCCTTCGCGTGGACGTGGCTCGCGATCGCTAG